The following proteins come from a genomic window of Acinonyx jubatus isolate Ajub_Pintada_27869175 chromosome C1, VMU_Ajub_asm_v1.0, whole genome shotgun sequence:
- the CC1H2orf88 gene encoding small membrane A-kinase anchor protein isoform X1 has protein sequence MRGGGGAGSEVSCSLLFCWKFGDLIPAAEAAALWIVGMRAVVSRPCLVPGASRRVGGGPRSLVLACGPQRARAGAEHPWVATCGARLAWFGARTREERAAGASAATTAAGGGAQSPEPCQRTPRPPNAAT, from the coding sequence ATGAGGGGCGGAGGAGGAGCAGGCAGCGAAGTGAGTTGCTCACTTCTGTTTTGTTGGAAATTTGGGGATCTAATTCCTGCTGCGGAAGCGGCAGCACTCTGGATAGTGGGAATGAGGGCGGTGGTGTCCCGCCCCTGCCTTGTACCCGGCGCCAGCCGACGTGTCGGTGGCGGTCCTCGCAGCCTTGTACTTGCGTGCGGCCCGCAGAGGGCGCGTGCTGGAGCCGAGCACCCTTGGGTTGCCACCTGCGGGGCCCGGCTGGCCTGGTTCGGGGCGCGAACCCGCGAGGAGCGCGCGGCGGGCGCGTCGGCGGCGACAACGGCggctggaggaggggcccagagcccagagccgtGCCAAAGGACACCCCGTCCTCCAAATGCTGCCACTTGA